From a single Aquipuribacter sp. SD81 genomic region:
- the groL gene encoding chaperonin GroEL (60 kDa chaperone family; promotes refolding of misfolded polypeptides especially under stressful conditions; forms two stacked rings of heptamers to form a barrel-shaped 14mer; ends can be capped by GroES; misfolded proteins enter the barrel where they are refolded when GroES binds) translates to MAKIIAFDEEARRGLERGMNTLADAVKVTLGPKGRNVVLEKKWGAPTITNDGVSIAKEIELDDPYEKIGAELVKEVAKKTDDVAGDGTTTATVLAQALVREGLRNVAAGANPMALKRGIEKATAAVSDQLLSMAKDVETKEQIASTASISAADTQIGEMIAEAMDKVGKEGVITVEESQTFGLELELTEGMRFDKGYISPYFATDTERMEAVLEDPYVLVVNSKISTVKDLLPLLEKVMQSGKPLFVISEDVEGEALATLVVNKIRGTFKSAAVKAPGFGDRRKAMLQDIAILTGGQVISEEVGLKLENATLDLLGRARKVVVTKDETTIVEGAGESDAIAGRVNQIRTEIENSDSDYDREKLQERLAKLAGGVAVIKAGAATEVELKERKHRIEDAVRNAKAAVEEGIVPGGGVALVNALPALDGLDLSGDEATGANIVRVALEAPLKQIAVNAGLEGGVVAEKVKNLSAGHGLNAATGEYVDMVATGIVEPAKVTRSALQNAASIAALFLTTEAVVADKPEKAPAAAGAGDGGMGGMDF, encoded by the coding sequence ATGGCCAAGATCATCGCTTTCGACGAGGAGGCCCGGCGCGGTCTCGAGCGGGGTATGAACACCCTCGCCGACGCCGTCAAGGTCACCCTCGGCCCCAAGGGCCGCAACGTCGTCCTCGAGAAGAAGTGGGGCGCACCCACGATCACGAACGACGGCGTCTCCATCGCCAAGGAGATCGAGCTCGACGACCCGTACGAGAAGATCGGCGCGGAGCTCGTCAAGGAGGTCGCCAAGAAGACCGACGACGTGGCCGGCGACGGCACGACGACGGCGACCGTCCTCGCCCAGGCGCTCGTCCGCGAGGGCCTGCGCAACGTCGCGGCCGGCGCCAACCCGATGGCGCTCAAGCGTGGCATCGAGAAGGCCACCGCGGCCGTGTCCGACCAGCTCCTCAGCATGGCCAAGGACGTCGAGACGAAGGAGCAGATCGCCTCCACCGCCTCGATCTCGGCCGCCGACACCCAGATCGGCGAGATGATCGCCGAGGCCATGGACAAGGTCGGCAAGGAGGGCGTCATCACGGTCGAGGAGTCGCAGACCTTCGGCCTGGAGCTCGAGCTCACCGAGGGCATGCGCTTCGACAAGGGCTACATCTCGCCCTACTTCGCGACCGACACCGAGCGCATGGAGGCCGTGCTCGAGGACCCCTACGTCCTCGTGGTCAACTCCAAGATCTCGACGGTCAAGGACCTGCTCCCGCTGCTGGAGAAGGTCATGCAGTCCGGCAAGCCGCTCTTCGTGATCTCCGAGGACGTCGAGGGCGAGGCGCTCGCCACGCTCGTCGTCAACAAGATCCGCGGCACGTTCAAGTCCGCCGCCGTCAAGGCCCCGGGCTTCGGCGACCGGCGCAAGGCCATGCTGCAGGACATCGCGATCCTCACCGGCGGCCAGGTCATCTCCGAGGAGGTCGGCCTCAAGCTGGAGAACGCGACGCTGGACCTGCTGGGCCGTGCGCGCAAGGTCGTCGTCACCAAGGACGAGACCACGATCGTCGAGGGCGCCGGCGAGTCCGACGCCATCGCCGGGCGGGTCAACCAGATCCGCACGGAGATCGAGAACAGCGACTCCGACTACGACCGCGAGAAGCTCCAGGAGCGCCTCGCCAAGCTCGCCGGCGGCGTGGCCGTCATCAAGGCGGGCGCGGCCACCGAGGTCGAGCTCAAGGAGCGCAAGCACCGCATCGAGGACGCCGTCCGCAACGCGAAGGCGGCCGTCGAGGAGGGCATCGTCCCCGGCGGCGGCGTCGCGCTCGTCAACGCGCTGCCCGCGCTCGACGGGCTCGACCTGAGCGGCGACGAGGCGACCGGGGCGAACATCGTCCGCGTCGCGCTCGAGGCCCCGCTCAAGCAGATCGCGGTCAACGCCGGCCTCGAGGGCGGCGTCGTGGCGGAGAAGGTCAAGAACCTGTCCGCGGGCCACGGCCTCAACGCGGCCACGGGCGAGTACGTCGACATGGTCGCCACGGGCATCGTGGAGCCGGCCAAGGTGACGCGCTCCGCCCTGCAGAACGCGGCCAGCATCGCGGCGCTGTTCCTCACCACCGAGGCGGTCGTCGCCGACAAGCCGGAGAAGGCCCCCGCGGCCGCCGGCGCCGGCGACGGCGGCATGGGCGGCATGGACTTCTGA